The Cellulophaga sp. L1A9 genome window below encodes:
- a CDS encoding DUF3137 domain-containing protein, translating into MESQEELRIRYFFERVEKSLKNKTYTFKPKQYGCITSLIAILPLLLILTVVVTSILSGITLLLFSISIIPITILKYGVYLFLIALVIRHFPRRKYKPDPALQEEFKTDILPRLTKSVYPTISYQEKYKTNNAELKAANFFSKDFWQEEGRLSGEDALKGRYKNVDFELAELTHYIEVLSQRGWFISILLGLFMIISETFADVLFGILDTIGGNALSKSKQNFRGLFLYADFHKDFKGEILLRTRRKSILEKITAPNTHLEKITPENGSVNKKYEVYATSKKLGYYALSPTIIEAIEKITKELKADISLKLKDGKLYMIIPLEHNFFEIYKVKNNIIKANTKKDILWELQSVKYLIETLNLETRIWSKI; encoded by the coding sequence ATGGAGTCACAAGAAGAACTACGTATCCGTTATTTTTTTGAGCGGGTAGAGAAATCATTAAAAAATAAGACGTATACGTTTAAACCTAAGCAGTATGGTTGTATAACATCATTAATAGCAATTTTACCATTACTGTTAATTTTAACAGTCGTAGTAACCTCTATTTTAAGTGGTATTACATTGCTTTTATTCTCTATTTCCATTATTCCCATTACAATTTTAAAATACGGGGTATACCTATTTCTTATTGCATTGGTTATAAGACATTTTCCTAGAAGAAAATACAAACCCGATCCCGCATTACAAGAAGAATTTAAGACCGATATACTTCCCAGACTCACGAAATCTGTCTACCCTACTATTTCTTATCAGGAAAAATACAAAACCAACAATGCAGAATTAAAAGCCGCTAATTTTTTCAGCAAAGACTTTTGGCAAGAAGAAGGAAGGCTCTCAGGGGAAGACGCACTTAAAGGACGTTACAAAAACGTAGATTTTGAACTTGCCGAACTTACGCATTATATAGAGGTGCTCTCCCAAAGAGGTTGGTTCATAAGTATACTCCTTGGCCTATTTATGATTATCAGTGAGACCTTCGCAGATGTATTATTCGGCATATTAGATACTATTGGGGGTAATGCCTTATCCAAATCAAAACAAAATTTTAGGGGCTTGTTTTTATACGCCGATTTTCACAAAGATTTTAAAGGTGAAATCTTACTAAGAACGCGTCGTAAAAGTATTCTTGAGAAAATAACAGCACCAAATACTCACCTTGAAAAGATTACCCCGGAAAACGGTTCTGTAAACAAAAAGTACGAAGTATATGCTACAAGCAAAAAATTAGGGTACTATGCTTTATCGCCAACCATAATTGAAGCCATTGAAAAAATAACCAAAGAACTCAAAGCAGATATATCCTTAAAATTAAAGGATGGAAAATTATACATGATCATACCACTTGAGCATAATTTTTTCGAAATTTATAAAGTAAAGAATAATATCATAAAAGCTAATACCAAAAAAGATATACTTTGGGAATTACAATCTGTAAAGTACCTAATTGAAACCCTTAACCTAGAAACCCGCATCTGGTCAAAAATTTAA
- a CDS encoding LemA family protein has protein sequence MTTVVKNYMSHEKKFLTEITKIRSDYNETVPTSKIMAAEKQMSQWLGYVSMALKNNQDFKAIKAIVLLQRTIIELTEQISATERAYNVSVVDYNRSIAVFLINIIKGIFGLKAYDYLEVAREKKKILDIRSLF, from the coding sequence ATGACAACTGTTGTAAAGAACTATATGTCTCATGAAAAAAAGTTTCTAACGGAAATTACCAAAATTAGGTCGGACTATAACGAAACAGTGCCCACCTCTAAAATCATGGCTGCCGAAAAACAAATGAGCCAGTGGCTGGGATATGTATCCATGGCACTTAAAAATAACCAAGATTTTAAGGCTATTAAAGCCATTGTGCTATTACAACGTACCATAATTGAACTCACTGAACAGATTTCTGCTACTGAACGGGCTTATAATGTTTCTGTTGTTGATTATAACAGGTCTATCGCTGTTTTTCTAATTAATATTATCAAAGGTATTTTCGGGTTAAAAGCCTATGATTACCTAGAGGTTGCTAGGGAGAAGAAAAAAATTTTAGATATACGCAGCTTATTTTAA
- a CDS encoding DUF4280 domain-containing protein has product MSTGHVVVDGAICKCQFGDVPDVLVVQSQQKGYINDNASKKLIANTMDLGSPFKAKTFGQCKLQPMGSSFKPCMPMVTQWQEFYDKVILSNQGQILTEKSKATCAIAGAPCIEFTWHGQTAEGGAGNTEEEADEDIQSQLNPLVNPNEEPFLTQELEGGSFDDAGKPIEKRKINVQIETIKTTFVPLGIPDFDGNEENEYLKFKIKISENPADKMKIEVFQDGESYYAEDISESSMLSLGEHEWQWDGFGDYGDYDSKSFVDNTIAIEVTVWLDGHEESHRITLEKKKSIKEDWVDISIQKNIKEIIVNLRVNLKDGGSKGLSNAHKIPILVKNHFKKTPLRDQTIGFETLKDLALEGIAKHWSRKIRIKGSEFDFKVRVVNTATKTMDDIKLVYNTNSRPLGSSNPGSISDLNSMFANIFVPEVIVMNFGYIKHKGEDPLGLDGWRFLEGTNTSDNFKYVAAHEIGHSLLKAYGGSSHSYAHKKSSTLLTQNPLKEEEGGYLYPEAPDEIDVMKYYNDDPYFYDFNRVFAQPEDIYGLIWLNKLKIK; this is encoded by the coding sequence ATGAGTACAGGTCATGTAGTAGTAGACGGTGCAATTTGTAAATGTCAGTTTGGGGATGTACCAGACGTGCTTGTTGTGCAGTCACAGCAAAAAGGGTACATCAATGATAATGCCTCTAAGAAACTAATTGCCAATACAATGGATTTAGGGAGCCCATTTAAGGCCAAAACGTTTGGACAGTGTAAATTACAGCCTATGGGAAGTAGCTTTAAACCCTGTATGCCTATGGTAACACAATGGCAAGAGTTTTATGATAAAGTAATATTATCTAATCAAGGGCAAATTTTAACCGAAAAAAGCAAGGCTACCTGTGCTATTGCTGGAGCTCCATGTATTGAGTTTACATGGCATGGACAAACTGCTGAGGGAGGAGCTGGAAATACAGAGGAAGAAGCAGATGAAGATATACAAAGCCAATTAAATCCGTTAGTAAACCCTAATGAAGAACCATTTTTGACACAAGAATTGGAAGGTGGCTCCTTCGATGATGCAGGAAAACCAATTGAAAAACGAAAGATAAATGTTCAGATAGAAACTATTAAGACAACTTTTGTTCCTTTAGGGATACCTGACTTTGATGGAAATGAGGAAAATGAATATTTAAAGTTTAAAATAAAAATATCAGAAAACCCTGCTGATAAGATGAAAATAGAAGTTTTTCAAGATGGAGAGTCTTATTACGCAGAAGATATATCAGAAAGTTCTATGTTAAGTCTTGGTGAACATGAATGGCAATGGGATGGATTTGGGGATTATGGCGATTACGATAGTAAATCGTTTGTAGACAATACTATTGCAATTGAAGTTACTGTTTGGTTAGATGGCCATGAGGAATCACATAGAATTACGCTTGAAAAGAAAAAGTCAATTAAAGAAGATTGGGTAGATATTTCAATTCAAAAAAATATAAAAGAGATTATAGTTAATTTAAGGGTTAATTTAAAAGATGGGGGTTCAAAGGGTTTGAGTAATGCTCATAAGATACCGATTTTGGTTAAAAATCATTTTAAAAAAACACCCTTAAGGGATCAAACTATAGGTTTTGAAACGCTAAAGGATTTAGCATTGGAAGGTATTGCAAAACACTGGAGTAGAAAGATTAGAATTAAGGGTTCTGAATTTGATTTTAAAGTAAGGGTAGTAAATACGGCAACCAAAACAATGGACGATATTAAATTAGTTTATAATACAAATTCAAGGCCATTAGGTTCGAGTAATCCTGGATCAATTTCTGATCTCAATTCCATGTTTGCGAATATTTTTGTACCTGAGGTTATTGTGATGAATTTTGGGTACATCAAACATAAAGGTGAAGATCCATTGGGGCTTGATGGCTGGCGATTTCTAGAAGGAACAAATACAAGTGATAATTTTAAGTATGTCGCAGCTCACGAGATTGGGCATTCTTTATTGAAAGCCTATGGAGGAAGTAGTCATTCTTATGCCCATAAAAAGAGTTCTACACTACTAACTCAAAATCCATTAAAAGAAGAAGAAGGAGGTTATTTATATCCTGAAGCTCCAGATGAAATAGACGTTATGAAATATTATAATGATGATCCATATTTTTATGATTTTAATAGGGTATTTGCTCAGCCCGAAGATATCTATGGTCTTATATGGCTCAATAAATTGAAAATAAAATAG
- a CDS encoding YgcG family protein: MLDNYVTDDAGVFTKEEILELTTKLSNFKEETTNQIVVLTIKKLEKEPIEYYAYKTFETNKVGQEAKDNGILILISKEDKKVRIEVGYGLEEYLTDALTSRIIREQIIPEFKNEDYFDGIDNAINTIITVLINQEKAKEQVLKNEQESNLPPIFKILISIILMIIVVIACMVFKIIYQIISEAFRGLFIGKLNPKDFLIVIMRILFPLIFNLGFICIPLVTIAVITVDFDYERLEYFTNNVYWLYVFLGFLFFPAIVLSILKINRLKESYRFNIYSSDQEFKLKYFGNFAQKLNNTSSNSNSSSYSSSGSFSSSSSRSFLGGGGRSGGGGASGSW; the protein is encoded by the coding sequence TTGCTTGATAATTATGTGACTGATGATGCAGGCGTATTTACCAAGGAAGAAATACTTGAGCTTACTACTAAACTTTCAAATTTTAAAGAAGAAACTACCAACCAAATAGTAGTTCTTACCATTAAAAAATTAGAAAAAGAACCTATTGAATATTATGCGTATAAAACTTTTGAAACTAATAAAGTAGGACAGGAAGCTAAGGATAATGGTATTCTAATATTGATATCTAAAGAAGATAAAAAAGTACGTATTGAAGTTGGTTATGGTTTAGAAGAGTATCTAACAGATGCTTTAACTTCACGAATAATTAGAGAACAAATAATCCCTGAATTCAAAAATGAAGATTATTTTGATGGTATTGATAATGCTATTAATACAATTATTACTGTTCTTATAAATCAGGAAAAAGCTAAAGAACAAGTTCTCAAGAATGAACAGGAATCAAACTTACCTCCTATTTTTAAAATTTTAATAAGTATTATTTTAATGATTATTGTGGTTATTGCTTGTATGGTTTTTAAAATCATTTATCAAATTATTAGTGAGGCTTTCAGAGGTCTTTTTATAGGTAAATTAAATCCTAAAGATTTTTTAATTGTAATAATGCGAATTCTATTCCCGCTAATTTTCAATTTGGGTTTTATTTGCATCCCCTTAGTAACCATTGCTGTAATAACTGTTGATTTTGATTACGAAAGATTGGAATATTTTACAAATAACGTATACTGGCTGTATGTGTTTTTAGGTTTCCTTTTTTTTCCTGCTATAGTATTATCCATATTAAAAATAAATCGTCTTAAGGAGTCATACCGCTTTAATATTTACTCGAGCGATCAGGAATTTAAGCTAAAGTATTTTGGAAACTTCGCTCAGAAACTAAATAATACTTCTTCAAATTCCAACTCTAGTAGCTATTCAAGTTCAGGAAGTTTTAGTAGTAGTTCCTCTAGAAGTTTTTTAGGAGGTGGCGGACGCTCTGGTGGCGGTGGCGCAAGTGGTAGTTGGTAA
- a CDS encoding M48 family metalloprotease yields MFSKKITSIIPIILSLPSNFDLLALKNFLLPILEEEKSNTYSIRYLDDVLRIETDISEKKGVFTSDNIHLERKGNKLIVNAKHKTYDSDQDEMKEEPIALKAYKNPIKEAIYSYVNYSFKEGFHLTDALIQSPFLCKLSVLQKNSILQFLQSKESVLACLEIQNCKSEDFEIPKKSDTYLLITSKRTCVFISNEKDIFEDISNQKLTHIAKVGRDTIVAEKFECQTELFNDSLFEDLQEILKQVDANRIEKFNDLLFLKNPKKTEAISLIEKGYLKAANETEALKPRLKQVLVDSFLPMEKKVTFDVAKLKSFLECIKNEPSTGLLLLQLFKDWKISDEIQYSFLEFLWTLKIENPIHITLWVEDVFASVISKKKKFEKTVSLRKQHIDFLISTQQYERSIPFYESVIENGLNPDILSLLSDNKIDIVNGEDVEAEHILFIEGIITAKEKIGFSSYQEKSMLLKLQPFLSKRREVVNNEENVSYIEQQVIRLFSESIFNTNIQENTTQTNMPISTSLYDLVVPPSFGKASGFTSQLSSMIASVDLPDHEKLIEFSETINTHNYPQVLQIITTLSEQLSISVPKCYLGRGEYSESIIGIESTPNYMIIGIDTLSESSAQYLNEQELRFVIATELAHVLFKHTRITSQDVWVGARKKGTNLAEIALIALPIVGSIGTLAGKFTDISRFSKVFNSMEQVNNAIDKGQNALFYGEKIAEKIPNKTSEKERTLLASSRLMEISADRVGLLAVKNLDSAVCAILKSRKDFENIKEVIKQKNLVAYLSEKDDDGSFKNQELTIRIKTLISFYMDHERYFK; encoded by the coding sequence ATGTTCTCAAAAAAGATAACCTCTATTATACCTATCATTCTATCACTACCTTCAAACTTTGATCTTCTGGCCTTAAAGAATTTCCTTTTGCCTATTTTAGAAGAAGAAAAAAGCAACACCTACAGTATTCGCTACCTCGATGATGTTTTGCGAATAGAAACCGATATAAGCGAAAAAAAAGGGGTTTTTACCTCCGATAACATACATTTAGAACGCAAGGGGAATAAATTGATCGTTAATGCAAAACATAAAACATACGATTCGGATCAAGATGAAATGAAAGAGGAACCTATAGCCTTAAAGGCCTATAAAAATCCCATAAAAGAAGCTATCTATTCCTATGTGAATTACAGTTTTAAGGAAGGTTTTCATTTAACCGATGCATTGATCCAAAGCCCGTTTCTATGTAAATTAAGCGTATTGCAAAAAAACAGTATCCTCCAATTTTTACAAAGTAAAGAATCTGTTCTTGCTTGTTTGGAAATTCAAAATTGTAAAAGTGAAGATTTTGAGATCCCAAAAAAAAGTGACACCTACCTACTGATCACATCTAAACGTACTTGTGTTTTTATAAGTAATGAGAAGGATATATTTGAAGACATTAGCAACCAAAAGTTGACTCATATTGCCAAAGTTGGCAGAGATACTATCGTAGCGGAAAAATTTGAATGCCAAACGGAGTTGTTTAATGACAGTTTGTTTGAGGATTTACAGGAAATATTGAAACAGGTAGATGCTAATCGAATAGAAAAATTTAATGACCTTCTATTTTTAAAAAATCCAAAAAAAACAGAAGCTATTTCGCTTATAGAAAAAGGGTATCTAAAAGCTGCAAACGAAACCGAAGCATTAAAACCTAGACTAAAGCAGGTATTGGTCGACTCTTTTCTCCCAATGGAGAAAAAGGTCACTTTTGATGTTGCAAAACTGAAATCATTTCTTGAATGTATCAAGAATGAGCCTTCTACCGGACTCCTATTACTTCAGTTATTTAAAGATTGGAAGATAAGCGATGAAATACAATATTCATTTTTAGAGTTTCTATGGACATTAAAAATTGAAAATCCAATTCATATTACCCTTTGGGTAGAAGATGTATTCGCATCGGTCATTTCGAAAAAAAAGAAGTTCGAAAAAACAGTATCACTTCGAAAACAGCATATAGATTTCCTAATAAGTACACAGCAATACGAGCGCTCGATTCCATTTTACGAGTCCGTAATCGAAAATGGTTTAAACCCCGACATTTTAAGTCTTCTATCGGATAACAAAATAGATATTGTTAATGGTGAGGATGTGGAAGCGGAACATATTCTTTTTATAGAGGGAATAATAACAGCTAAGGAAAAAATTGGATTTTCTAGTTATCAGGAAAAATCAATGTTACTAAAACTGCAGCCATTTCTTAGTAAAAGAAGGGAAGTCGTTAACAACGAGGAAAATGTTTCATATATAGAACAGCAAGTAATCCGTTTGTTTTCCGAATCAATATTCAATACCAATATTCAAGAAAACACCACGCAGACCAACATGCCTATAAGTACTTCGTTGTATGATTTGGTGGTACCGCCAAGTTTTGGAAAAGCATCTGGCTTTACATCACAATTAAGTTCAATGATAGCTTCTGTAGACTTGCCAGACCACGAAAAACTTATTGAATTTTCAGAAACTATAAACACCCATAATTACCCCCAAGTACTCCAAATAATTACGACCCTGTCCGAACAACTTTCCATCTCCGTACCCAAATGTTATTTAGGAAGGGGCGAATATAGCGAGAGTATTATTGGTATAGAAAGCACTCCTAATTATATGATTATCGGCATCGATACTTTGTCTGAATCTTCTGCGCAATACCTTAACGAACAAGAATTACGCTTTGTAATTGCCACAGAATTAGCGCATGTATTGTTTAAACATACCCGTATAACCTCACAAGACGTTTGGGTTGGTGCTCGAAAAAAAGGCACCAACTTAGCCGAAATAGCATTAATTGCCCTACCTATAGTAGGATCAATAGGTACCCTTGCAGGTAAATTCACCGATATATCTAGATTTTCTAAGGTGTTCAATAGTATGGAACAAGTGAATAACGCAATAGATAAAGGTCAGAATGCACTATTCTATGGTGAAAAAATTGCAGAAAAAATACCTAATAAAACCTCTGAAAAAGAACGAACTTTATTGGCGAGCTCCCGTTTAATGGAAATTTCGGCGGACAGGGTGGGATTGTTGGCTGTAAAAAACCTTGATAGTGCGGTATGTGCGATTTTAAAATCACGAAAAGATTTTGAAAATATAAAGGAAGTGATCAAGCAAAAAAACCTAGTCGCTTACCTTAGTGAGAAAGACGACGATGGTAGTTTTAAAAATCAAGAATTAACCATCCGTATAAAAACCTTGATCAGTTTTTATATGGATCATGAACGTTATTTTAAATAG
- a CDS encoding carboxypeptidase-like regulatory domain-containing protein → MSLKIIYTGLFILCLLSSCGITKHIQRYAIEGYVVDSGSIPINKVLVKFLMDENQKGILLLSEKDSTRTNADGYYRFREISSTEVGFMGGEASKKLPVSYKYIISKKGFINDTVNLRSKKLNRNILKIDTIFLKSK, encoded by the coding sequence ATGTCTTTAAAAATAATTTATACAGGTCTATTTATTTTGTGTCTTCTATCTTCATGCGGAATTACAAAACATATACAGCGCTATGCTATTGAAGGGTATGTTGTTGATTCTGGTAGCATTCCTATTAATAAGGTATTAGTTAAATTTTTGATGGATGAGAATCAAAAGGGTATTTTGCTTTTAAGTGAAAAAGATTCCACAAGGACTAATGCTGATGGGTATTATAGATTTAGAGAAATAAGTTCCACTGAAGTTGGTTTTATGGGGGGTGAAGCAAGTAAGAAATTACCAGTATCTTATAAATATATAATTTCAAAAAAAGGATTTATAAATGATACGGTTAATTTACGCTCTAAAAAATTAAACAGGAATATTCTAAAAATTGATACAATTTTCTTGAAATCAAAATAA